From a single Oceanobacillus kimchii X50 genomic region:
- a CDS encoding NAD-dependent protein deacylase: MIKDWLQESNYTVIFTGAGMSTESGLPDFRSANKGFWKQHDPSKIASIDALNNNVDTFIDFYRERVLKVKEYGPHQGHYILAEWEQQGLVHSIITQNVDGFHQESGSKIVHELHGTLQKLHCQSCGKEYSSGEYVDNEYHCDCGGVLRPSIILFGEMLPQEAFQTAFQDAEKADLFIVLGSSLTVSPANQIPLIAKESGARLIIVNQEPTPYDQYADMTIHDQKIGVFLQAVANEGKG; encoded by the coding sequence GTGATAAAAGATTGGCTGCAAGAATCTAATTACACTGTTATTTTCACTGGGGCTGGTATGTCCACCGAAAGTGGTCTACCGGATTTCCGATCTGCGAACAAAGGTTTTTGGAAGCAGCACGACCCAAGTAAAATTGCTAGTATAGATGCACTAAATAATAACGTTGATACGTTTATTGACTTTTATCGAGAGCGTGTATTGAAAGTAAAAGAATATGGCCCGCATCAGGGACATTACATCTTGGCTGAATGGGAACAGCAGGGTCTTGTCCATTCCATTATTACACAGAACGTCGATGGGTTTCATCAAGAATCCGGCAGTAAAATCGTACATGAATTACATGGCACACTACAAAAACTCCACTGCCAAAGCTGTGGAAAAGAATATAGCAGCGGAGAATATGTAGACAATGAATATCATTGTGATTGTGGTGGAGTATTGCGCCCTTCAATTATTTTGTTTGGTGAAATGCTACCTCAAGAAGCTTTTCAAACTGCATTTCAAGACGCAGAAAAAGCGGATCTTTTTATCGTACTCGGTTCATCATTGACGGTATCACCCGCCAATCAAATCCCATTAATCGCAAAAGAAAGTGGAGCTAGACTTATTATCGTTAACCAAGAACCGACACCATATGATCAATATGCTGACATGACCATTCATGATCAGAAAATAGGTGTATTTTTACAGGCGGTTGCCAATGAGGGTAAGGGTTAG
- a CDS encoding YpjP family protein, whose translation MKIWWRKIAVVLITILTLGMYSPTTLLEVDAQKENGNVSSSSNSDQETIARTIEIQDAIPTTIEEDLDTALNRLMSQAQEQSMIKFGTKIATKVEDEFNQEILPKIEKVLHTLLEETETAYGFLSVTEDPAAGYGERIFNVYDEKTKQHIAKFHVRRDNRPLEGHYFNFHYHLNTDQFKVHHDIGDIYWDKNTPPKWMI comes from the coding sequence ATGAAGATATGGTGGAGAAAGATAGCAGTAGTTCTTATTACAATATTAACATTAGGTATGTACTCTCCGACAACCTTGCTGGAAGTAGATGCTCAAAAGGAAAATGGTAATGTATCATCCTCTTCAAACTCAGATCAAGAGACAATAGCAAGGACGATAGAAATACAAGATGCTATTCCTACAACAATCGAGGAGGATCTTGATACAGCATTAAATCGTTTAATGTCTCAAGCTCAGGAACAATCGATGATTAAGTTTGGAACAAAGATTGCTACCAAAGTAGAGGATGAATTTAACCAAGAGATTCTTCCGAAAATAGAGAAAGTATTACATACATTACTAGAAGAAACAGAAACAGCGTATGGATTCCTTTCTGTTACAGAGGATCCTGCAGCTGGTTACGGTGAACGGATATTTAATGTTTATGATGAGAAGACAAAACAACACATAGCTAAATTTCATGTTCGTCGAGATAATCGACCGTTGGAAGGGCATTATTTTAATTTTCACTATCACTTAAACACAGATCAATTTAAAGTACATCATGATATTGGAGATATTTACTGGGACAAAAATACACCCCCGAAATGGATGATATAA
- a CDS encoding SDR family NAD(P)-dependent oxidoreductase, giving the protein MEQSKVVMISGASKGLGRAIALAFARQGASLAICARGEQALTEVKNEIQHLGVEVLAVTADINNTRDVERFVALAEEKFRKIDVLINNASTVGPSPIPQLLDTTEDDFFHVLRVNTASVFLLSKRVIPGMLQRNHGSVINITSEAGNTGYSGWGAYGISKFAVEGITQTWADELKETPIRVNMVDPGEMDTEMHDLAVPNCKYELAQPEDCTDVFLYLASDDASNIHGERLEAQTFDFAKGGE; this is encoded by the coding sequence ATGGAGCAATCAAAAGTAGTTATGATTTCAGGGGCATCGAAAGGATTAGGAAGAGCTATTGCTTTAGCCTTTGCACGACAGGGTGCATCACTTGCTATATGTGCACGGGGGGAACAAGCATTAACAGAAGTTAAAAACGAAATCCAACACTTAGGGGTAGAAGTTCTTGCTGTTACAGCAGATATTAATAATACAAGAGATGTTGAGAGATTCGTAGCACTTGCCGAAGAAAAATTTAGGAAAATAGATGTCTTAATTAATAATGCATCGACTGTAGGTCCTAGCCCAATCCCTCAATTACTAGATACTACTGAAGATGATTTCTTTCATGTATTACGGGTAAACACTGCTAGTGTTTTTCTTTTATCAAAACGAGTCATTCCAGGAATGCTGCAAAGAAATCATGGATCTGTAATCAATATAACTTCCGAAGCTGGAAACACCGGTTATAGCGGATGGGGAGCTTATGGAATATCTAAATTCGCAGTAGAAGGAATAACCCAGACGTGGGCTGATGAACTTAAAGAAACACCTATTCGGGTTAACATGGTAGATCCAGGAGAAATGGATACAGAAATGCATGACCTTGCAGTACCTAATTGTAAATACGAACTTGCTCAACCAGAAGATTGTACAGATGTATTTTTATATCTCGCTTCAGATGATGCCAGTAACATACATGGAGAGCGACTAGAAGCACAAACATTCGATTTTGCAAAAGGAGGAGAATAA
- a CDS encoding S-adenosylmethionine:tRNA ribosyltransferase-isomerase produces MLPHAPHFHLPDEANATTPPEKRGLRRDQVRLLALDSSNGSYEHSYFYNLENYLSSGDLLVLNNSRTIPPVLKATLSNGKTIEVRLAKRLSNNVWEVLVPIEALINEQLYFREGLVGKIIASKLQSPLKQIEFNRSDIDLYNYFYTHGEPVRYEYIHHPWSLDAYQTAYAIHPGSVEMPSAGRAFSWEMLFRLQKKGINIAFLQLHTGLSYLLDDAWDHSPDNNEEFYSIPKETVSLIEQTQSHNKQVIAVGTTVVRALETMALTGESTGWTNLYIQRDFPRKLTNGLITGLHEPKSSHLEMLTSFIGESLLLNAYEQAIKEGYLWHEFGDMNLILPEKHPYSLQAPL; encoded by the coding sequence ATGCTTCCTCATGCTCCGCATTTCCATTTACCTGATGAAGCAAATGCTACAACACCACCAGAAAAAAGAGGTCTTCGACGTGATCAAGTACGTTTGCTTGCGCTTGATTCTAGCAATGGCTCTTATGAACACAGTTATTTTTATAACTTAGAAAACTATCTTTCTTCTGGTGATTTACTCGTTCTAAATAATAGTCGGACCATTCCACCTGTGTTAAAGGCTACATTATCTAACGGTAAAACGATCGAAGTCCGTTTAGCAAAACGTTTATCTAATAATGTATGGGAGGTGCTTGTCCCTATAGAAGCTTTGATTAATGAGCAGTTGTATTTTCGTGAAGGGTTAGTCGGAAAAATAATTGCATCCAAATTACAGTCTCCATTAAAACAGATAGAATTTAATCGAAGTGACATTGATTTATACAACTACTTCTATACGCACGGGGAACCTGTTCGCTACGAATATATTCATCACCCATGGTCATTAGATGCCTACCAGACTGCTTATGCTATACACCCTGGTTCTGTAGAAATGCCTTCAGCAGGGCGTGCTTTTAGTTGGGAAATGCTTTTCCGATTACAGAAAAAAGGTATCAACATCGCATTTCTCCAGTTGCATACAGGCCTTAGTTATTTATTAGACGATGCGTGGGATCATTCTCCAGATAATAACGAAGAGTTTTATTCGATACCAAAGGAAACTGTATCATTGATTGAGCAAACCCAAAGTCACAACAAACAAGTAATCGCAGTTGGCACGACGGTTGTACGTGCACTTGAAACAATGGCGCTAACCGGAGAATCAACCGGATGGACAAATTTATATATCCAACGTGACTTTCCTCGCAAACTTACAAATGGATTAATAACCGGCTTACACGAACCAAAATCTAGTCACTTAGAAATGCTAACCTCGTTTATTGGGGAGTCGTTGCTGTTAAATGCTTACGAACAAGCAATTAAAGAAGGCTATCTATGGCATGAGTTTGGAGATATGAATCTTATCTTACCAGAAAAACATCCTTATAGTTTACAAGCTCCCCTCTAG
- a CDS encoding VOC family protein codes for MQFHHIAIEVTDLERSQKFYQLMFDLDVEQYLTFMDEQIVFLKRKEWRLELIQPSSPPSHSPHVHICFQVNNMKETIIYLKSLQIVPIEGPYEISNGWKSIFYEGPDQEIIELLQIKNT; via the coding sequence ATGCAATTTCATCATATAGCTATTGAAGTTACTGATTTAGAAAGATCTCAGAAATTCTATCAATTGATGTTCGATTTGGATGTAGAACAGTATCTCACATTTATGGATGAACAAATCGTTTTTCTAAAAAGAAAGGAGTGGAGGTTAGAATTGATTCAACCCTCTTCTCCACCTTCCCACTCCCCACATGTTCATATCTGCTTTCAGGTTAATAACATGAAGGAAACAATCATTTATTTAAAATCGCTTCAAATAGTACCGATTGAAGGCCCTTATGAAATCTCAAATGGTTGGAAATCTATCTTCTATGAGGGACCAGATCAAGAAATTATCGAACTATTACAAATAAAAAACACGTAA
- a CDS encoding GAF domain-containing sensor histidine kinase, with protein sequence MSSNPLTEGSILKEIAELLNEGTEITQTLHEVLEKLLQVTGFQIGWIFLIDENGDQKNPKLTASHALPPALSANNCYRMKKKSCWCVNRYRKGELTKASNIIECQRIESALRENDPKNDGLTHHATVPLQAGNERFGILNVGSPNKTHFHKQELALLESIAYQIGTALKRIYLTQKEQDIALHTERTRLARDLHDSVNQLLFSLSLTARAGQEMTAQPEVKDTFQYIQDLSQEALSEMRTFIKQLRPPALENGLISSFINYAKVLDLHIHTKMSGIEPIDPQVEEALWRIGQEAMANCKKHSGQQDIFIEMNTEGSNIILSISDNGAGFFYDKDFEMPTMGLRSMQSRAEEIGGKFQLTSKVGMGTFIQISIPLLKEENQT encoded by the coding sequence ATGTCTAGCAATCCATTAACAGAAGGAAGTATTCTTAAAGAGATAGCTGAATTGCTAAATGAAGGAACGGAGATAACACAAACATTGCATGAAGTTCTTGAGAAACTATTACAAGTCACTGGTTTCCAAATCGGGTGGATATTCCTTATAGATGAAAATGGAGATCAAAAAAACCCAAAATTAACCGCTAGCCATGCTCTTCCACCAGCACTTTCTGCAAACAACTGTTATCGGATGAAAAAGAAAAGTTGTTGGTGTGTCAATCGTTATCGAAAGGGAGAATTAACAAAAGCTAGTAACATTATTGAATGTCAACGAATTGAATCCGCTTTACGAGAAAACGACCCTAAAAATGATGGACTAACTCATCATGCAACCGTTCCTTTACAAGCAGGAAATGAACGATTCGGTATATTAAATGTCGGTTCTCCTAATAAAACCCACTTTCACAAGCAAGAACTAGCATTACTAGAGTCGATAGCCTATCAAATTGGAACTGCATTAAAACGAATTTATTTGACCCAAAAAGAACAAGATATTGCGCTTCATACGGAACGAACCCGCCTTGCACGTGACTTACATGATTCTGTTAATCAATTATTATTCTCATTAAGTTTAACTGCAAGAGCTGGTCAAGAAATGACAGCTCAACCAGAAGTAAAAGATACCTTTCAATATATACAAGATTTATCTCAAGAGGCCTTGAGCGAGATGCGTACATTCATAAAGCAGCTTCGTCCCCCTGCTTTAGAAAACGGTTTAATCTCTTCGTTCATTAATTATGCAAAAGTACTTGATTTACATATTCATACTAAGATGAGTGGAATCGAACCCATAGATCCACAAGTTGAAGAAGCTTTATGGAGAATTGGACAAGAAGCAATGGCCAACTGTAAAAAGCACTCTGGACAACAGGATATTTTCATTGAAATGAATACAGAAGGATCAAACATCATTCTTTCAATATCAGATAATGGCGCAGGTTTCTTTTATGATAAAGATTTTGAGATGCCTACCATGGGATTACGTAGTATGCAATCACGTGCAGAAGAAATAGGTGGCAAGTTTCAGCTTACATCAAAAGTCGGGATGGGAACTTTTATTCAAATTTCAATCCCACTATTAAAGGAGGAAAATCAAACTTGA
- a CDS encoding response regulator, which translates to MIKVLIADDHHVVRRGLVMFLKTQPPIKIVGEASNGQEAIELTQSHKPDIILMDIMMPVMNGIEATRKIRSLFPEVKILMLTSFSEQNHVIPALEAGASGYQLKDIQPDDLINSIISLMDGQTQLHPKVTNHLMPVNSIHHPSYRLNTLTNRETEVLKEIAKGKSNKEIAISLFITEKTVKTHINKILSKLDLSDRTQAALFAVKHQVISND; encoded by the coding sequence TTGATTAAAGTATTGATAGCAGATGACCATCATGTAGTTCGACGTGGTCTAGTTATGTTTTTAAAAACACAACCTCCCATAAAAATTGTCGGTGAAGCTTCCAATGGACAGGAAGCAATTGAACTTACACAATCCCACAAGCCCGATATCATCCTAATGGATATAATGATGCCCGTTATGAACGGTATTGAGGCAACAAGGAAAATCCGGTCCTTATTTCCGGAAGTAAAAATATTGATGCTCACAAGCTTTTCAGAGCAAAATCATGTTATACCTGCGTTAGAAGCCGGTGCATCTGGATATCAACTAAAGGATATTCAACCAGATGATCTAATTAATAGTATTATTTCTCTGATGGATGGGCAAACTCAACTACATCCAAAAGTTACCAATCATTTAATGCCCGTCAATTCTATTCATCATCCTTCGTATCGTTTAAATACATTAACCAATCGCGAAACAGAAGTATTAAAAGAAATTGCTAAAGGGAAAAGTAATAAAGAAATCGCTATTTCATTATTTATTACAGAAAAGACAGTAAAAACGCATATAAATAAAATTTTATCGAAATTAGATCTTTCCGATCGCACACAGGCGGCGTTATTTGCTGTAAAGCACCAAGTCATTTCGAATGATTAA
- a CDS encoding S66 family peptidase: protein MLIKPPKLKAGDKVATISLSWGGAGEENLQWRYDQGVKRLEEVFGLQVIPTPNSLKGETYLHEHPEARAKDLMDAFEDPEIKAIISNIGGEDSIRLLPYIEFDVIHKNPKIFLGYSDTTISHFFCYKAGISSFYGPAIMTDFAENVEMDPYTINHIHNTLFSNNIIGDIEPPEHWTSEFLEWNIKNKDTKRTTYPNKSYEILQGEGIVQGRLIGGCIDSMESIKGTNLWPEIHHWKNSILFFETSEEEPKPELLARWLQNYATQGILQNANGIIFAKPHGETYYKEYKKVITDVLKENGLSKLPVLYNVSFGHSEPKATLPYGRMAGINCNQATFSIMESAVQD from the coding sequence ATGCTAATCAAACCACCAAAATTAAAAGCAGGAGATAAAGTTGCAACCATTTCCCTTTCATGGGGAGGTGCTGGTGAGGAGAATCTACAATGGCGTTATGACCAAGGAGTTAAACGTTTAGAAGAAGTATTTGGTTTACAAGTAATTCCTACTCCTAATAGTTTAAAAGGAGAAACATATCTTCATGAGCATCCAGAAGCACGTGCAAAAGATCTAATGGACGCTTTTGAAGATCCAGAAATAAAAGCAATTATTTCAAACATAGGCGGTGAAGATAGTATTCGCCTTTTACCCTATATTGAATTCGATGTAATTCATAAAAATCCTAAAATATTCTTAGGATATTCGGATACAACAATTTCTCATTTTTTCTGTTATAAGGCCGGGATATCTTCCTTTTATGGACCTGCTATCATGACGGATTTCGCTGAAAATGTTGAAATGGATCCATATACCATCAATCATATCCATAACACATTATTCTCGAACAATATAATTGGAGATATCGAACCACCAGAGCATTGGACAAGTGAGTTCCTAGAATGGAATATTAAAAATAAAGACACGAAAAGAACGACTTACCCTAATAAATCATATGAAATTTTACAAGGAGAAGGTATTGTCCAAGGACGATTAATTGGTGGATGTATCGACTCTATGGAAAGTATAAAAGGCACGAATCTTTGGCCAGAAATCCACCATTGGAAAAATTCAATATTATTTTTCGAAACTTCAGAAGAAGAGCCAAAACCAGAGCTTCTCGCTCGATGGTTACAAAATTATGCTACACAAGGAATACTTCAAAATGCGAATGGGATTATATTTGCGAAACCGCATGGAGAAACCTATTACAAGGAGTATAAAAAAGTAATTACAGATGTACTCAAAGAAAATGGTCTATCGAAACTACCAGTTCTTTATAATGTAAGTTTCGGGCATAGTGAACCGAAAGCAACACTCCCATATGGTCGCATGGCAGGAATTAACTGTAACCAAGCTACTTTCTCTATCATGGAAAGCGCTGTACAGGATTGA
- a CDS encoding YxcD family protein: MTKLIIPEEDIILAVCIYIARQRKIEPAEVEVELFYDDYSGFSAEITTVYGKQEIVTKHIISALREWIKENLHANPYAGLKLDLNRTNGIYARLRSEDE; the protein is encoded by the coding sequence GTGACGAAGCTAATCATTCCCGAGGAAGATATTATTCTTGCCGTATGTATATATATTGCTCGCCAACGCAAAATTGAGCCAGCTGAAGTGGAAGTTGAACTTTTTTATGATGATTATTCCGGTTTCTCTGCAGAAATAACCACAGTATATGGCAAGCAAGAAATTGTAACAAAACATATTATTTCTGCTCTACGTGAATGGATTAAAGAAAATTTACACGCAAATCCATATGCTGGACTCAAGCTTGATTTAAACCGGACAAATGGTATCTATGCAAGACTTCGTAGTGAAGATGAATAG
- a CDS encoding methionine ABC transporter ATP-binding protein: MIEFQNVTKIFTLGKRKVEAVKEVSITVEKGDIYGIIGFSGAGKSTLLRLVNMLERPTEGSVHIQGIDVGKLSAKQLRERRRNIGMIFQNFNLFQSRTVAGNIAYPLKLAGTSKSSVNKRVTELLQFVGLSDKAKDYPDQLSGGQKQRVGIARALATSPDILICDEATSALDPNTTSDILKLLKRVNRDLGITILLITHEMGVIQSICNKVAVMEEGKVIESGNVFDTFTNPSHETTKRFIRSVQQELPSEKVLKEWTEAGGGNLYRVLFKGERATDPILSSTTRKHNIDFNIVYGSVRELQEKLFGNLIVSFEGDEQQVQLVIHELETIVDMEEVYTHGG, from the coding sequence ATGATTGAATTTCAGAATGTAACAAAAATATTTACACTTGGAAAAAGAAAAGTGGAAGCTGTAAAAGAAGTATCTATAACGGTTGAGAAAGGAGATATTTATGGAATCATCGGATTCAGTGGCGCAGGAAAAAGCACTTTGCTTCGATTGGTAAATATGCTCGAGCGTCCTACCGAAGGCTCGGTACACATCCAAGGAATAGATGTTGGAAAATTATCCGCCAAGCAATTGCGAGAGCGTAGAAGAAATATAGGAATGATTTTTCAGAACTTCAATTTATTCCAATCACGGACAGTCGCCGGAAATATTGCATATCCACTCAAACTTGCTGGTACATCAAAAAGTTCAGTAAATAAAAGAGTTACTGAACTGCTACAATTTGTTGGATTATCCGATAAAGCAAAAGATTATCCAGACCAGTTATCAGGTGGACAAAAACAACGTGTTGGGATTGCAAGGGCACTGGCTACATCACCCGATATTTTAATTTGTGATGAAGCGACTTCTGCTTTAGATCCAAATACAACATCAGATATCTTGAAACTATTAAAAAGAGTAAATCGAGATTTAGGTATAACCATTCTACTTATCACTCATGAAATGGGAGTTATTCAGTCAATATGTAACAAAGTGGCTGTGATGGAAGAAGGTAAAGTCATTGAGAGTGGAAATGTGTTTGATACTTTTACAAATCCTTCTCACGAAACAACAAAACGATTTATTCGTTCGGTTCAACAAGAACTTCCGTCTGAAAAAGTACTAAAAGAGTGGACGGAAGCTGGAGGAGGTAATCTTTATCGTGTTTTGTTCAAAGGTGAAAGAGCCACTGATCCCATCTTATCAAGTACAACACGCAAACATAACATCGACTTTAATATTGTATATGGATCCGTGCGTGAACTACAAGAAAAATTATTCGGAAATCTCATTGTCTCTTTTGAAGGAGATGAACAGCAAGTACAACTGGTTATTCATGAATTAGAAACGATTGTTGATATGGAGGAGGTGTATACACATGGGGGTTGA